From a single Pseudalkalibacillus hwajinpoensis genomic region:
- a CDS encoding 2-dehydropantoate 2-reductase — MRISIIGAGAIGLLLGTNFSMSGHEVTMICHRREQAERLAANGIHYIGKTRKNVCIQASSRLSAEPMDLLIVAVKSPHVSSIIEQIHEAYRGGFSPDLLFIQNGMGHIEQLSTLSQNILVGVLDHGAIKRDDVTVEHIGAGAIRVSAFTGLPNDLQHLSMKDFPIYYEKDWYQMLARKLIVNCAVNPLTGLYRVQNGSLLTNARFYAIMRELVRESSRVLGLDFEASLNNVQSVCERTALNTSSMLADLNAGRSTEIDAITGFILKRAEVSGSDVPYSRFVFESIKGLESR; from the coding sequence TTGAGGATATCGATTATTGGAGCTGGAGCGATTGGGTTACTTCTCGGTACGAATTTCTCCATGTCAGGTCATGAAGTGACCATGATCTGCCATCGCAGGGAGCAAGCGGAGAGATTAGCGGCTAACGGCATCCATTACATAGGAAAAACGAGAAAAAACGTCTGTATTCAAGCTTCATCTCGGTTGTCAGCGGAACCGATGGATTTGCTTATTGTGGCGGTTAAATCCCCCCATGTCTCATCAATTATTGAGCAGATTCATGAAGCTTACCGGGGTGGCTTTTCACCGGACCTTCTTTTTATACAAAATGGAATGGGTCACATCGAACAGCTTTCAACTCTTTCACAGAACATTCTTGTAGGTGTGCTTGATCACGGAGCAATAAAAAGAGATGACGTGACGGTTGAGCATATTGGAGCAGGAGCTATAAGAGTAAGCGCCTTTACGGGGCTGCCAAACGACTTACAACATCTGTCGATGAAAGACTTCCCGATTTATTACGAAAAAGACTGGTATCAAATGCTCGCGAGAAAACTCATTGTTAACTGTGCTGTTAATCCGTTAACAGGGCTTTATCGCGTTCAAAATGGTTCCTTATTAACAAATGCGAGGTTTTACGCGATTATGCGAGAATTAGTAAGAGAATCTTCTCGTGTACTTGGATTAGACTTTGAAGCCTCCTTGAATAACGTGCAATCCGTTTGTGAAAGGACGGCACTGAATACGTCATCTATGCTAGCTGATCTAAATGCAGGACGTTCAACAGAGATCGACGCAATTACAGGCTTCATCCTGAAACGAGCTGAGGTAAGTGGAAGTGATGTTCCTTATTCAAGGTTCGTGTTTGAGAGTATTAAAGGGTTAGAGAGCCGATAG
- a CDS encoding patatin-like phospholipase family protein has product MNRPKIGLALGSGGARGFAHLGVLKVLLQENIPIDYIAGSSMGSLVGAIYGSGHDVETMEKMATLFKRKYYLDFIVPKMGFIAGNKVKSLIETLTHGKLIEEMVPPLAIVTTDLIKGEKVVFRSGPVAQAVRASIAIPGILVPERIGDRLLVDGGVIDRVPVSVAREMGADLVIAVDVSDVKKEPDVTSIIDVIMQSIDIMQNEMVRLHEINADIMIKPMLASYQSRAFTNVVDIIKIGEEEAYRHLDDIHRAVEVWKEKNK; this is encoded by the coding sequence ATGAACCGTCCTAAAATTGGTTTAGCACTTGGCTCTGGGGGAGCAAGGGGATTTGCACATTTAGGAGTATTGAAAGTACTGCTGCAGGAAAACATCCCGATTGATTACATTGCAGGAAGCAGCATGGGTTCGCTAGTTGGTGCCATTTACGGGTCAGGCCATGATGTTGAAACAATGGAAAAAATGGCGACGCTTTTTAAACGTAAATATTATCTGGATTTTATCGTTCCCAAAATGGGTTTTATAGCTGGAAATAAAGTAAAAAGTTTAATCGAGACGCTAACCCACGGAAAGCTTATTGAGGAGATGGTCCCACCGCTTGCGATCGTCACTACGGATTTAATTAAAGGAGAAAAAGTGGTTTTTCGATCAGGACCGGTTGCTCAGGCAGTTCGAGCTAGCATTGCAATACCCGGAATTCTTGTGCCAGAACGTATCGGTGATCGACTGCTTGTTGATGGTGGTGTGATTGATCGTGTTCCCGTTTCGGTCGCAAGGGAGATGGGGGCAGATCTCGTCATTGCAGTTGACGTGTCAGATGTTAAAAAAGAGCCTGATGTAACGTCGATTATCGATGTTATCATGCAAAGCATTGATATCATGCAAAATGAAATGGTCCGGCTGCATGAGATCAACGCCGACATTATGATTAAACCAATGCTTGCATCATATCAATCTCGAGCTTTTACAAATGTAGTGGATATTATTAAAATTGGAGAGGAAGAAGCCTATCGCCACCTTGATGATATACATAGGGCGGTGGAGGTGTGGAAGGAGAAGAATAAATGA
- a CDS encoding enoyl-CoA hydratase/isomerase family protein — translation MGIRYEVKNEGAIITINRPEQRNAINYEVMEELSEVISNAETDPAVKYIVITGSGDRAFCSGGDLEVFRDLRTEDQAYPMLRKMGSVLEQLFFCNKPTIALINGHALGGGSELAIACDYRIARSGVQVGFIQGSIGLTTGWGGSVYALLRMNPTQALQMLMSADRYSAEQAFSQGYLTYVTATKNWEVVAQDFIRDLFKRPAKILSSYKTYWLTSLNEVDIRDRVDSEIRNCANLWASDEHHRAVDAFLSRKNR, via the coding sequence ATGGGTATACGTTATGAAGTGAAAAATGAAGGCGCTATCATTACAATTAATCGACCCGAACAGAGAAACGCAATCAATTATGAGGTCATGGAAGAGTTATCAGAAGTGATTTCAAACGCAGAAACCGACCCTGCTGTGAAATACATTGTTATAACAGGGAGTGGAGACCGTGCTTTTTGTAGTGGAGGCGACCTTGAGGTTTTTCGTGACCTCCGAACAGAGGACCAGGCTTATCCGATGTTGAGGAAGATGGGTTCGGTTCTTGAGCAGTTATTCTTCTGTAATAAACCGACGATCGCCTTGATAAATGGTCATGCTTTAGGTGGCGGCTCTGAGCTTGCAATTGCCTGTGATTATAGAATCGCGAGAAGTGGTGTTCAGGTTGGATTTATTCAGGGTTCAATCGGTTTGACAACAGGCTGGGGCGGTAGTGTTTATGCGCTTTTGCGCATGAACCCAACACAGGCACTTCAAATGTTGATGAGTGCCGACCGATATTCAGCAGAACAAGCCTTTTCACAGGGGTACCTTACATATGTAACAGCAACAAAAAACTGGGAAGTCGTGGCCCAAGACTTTATCAGAGACTTATTTAAGCGCCCAGCAAAGATTCTTTCTTCTTATAAAACGTACTGGTTAACTAGTCTTAATGAAGTAGACATAAGAGATCGAGTGGACAGTGAGATTAGAAACTGTGCGAACCTCTGGGCTTCAGATGAGCATCACAGGGCAGTGGATGCATTCCTGAGTCGAAAGAATCGCTAA
- the rpmF gene encoding 50S ribosomal protein L32, whose protein sequence is MAVPARRTSKTRKNKRRTHYKLEVPGMVKCPNCGEFKLSHRVCKECGNYKGENVVSK, encoded by the coding sequence ATGGCAGTACCAGCTAGAAGAACTTCTAAAACGCGTAAAAATAAGCGTCGTACTCATTATAAATTAGAAGTACCAGGAATGGTAAAATGCCCTAATTGCGGCGAATTCAAACTTTCTCACCGTGTTTGTAAAGAGTGTGGAAATTACAAAGGTGAAAACGTAGTAAGCAAGTAA
- a CDS encoding N-acetyltransferase, with product MVDLTVRPLVINYKTLEEFKKFKEFGIQELSMMEDLQDNIIENDSESPFYGIYFGDTLVARMSLYRIDGKYDRYFDPPQDYLELWKLEVLPQYHNRSYGSSLVNFAKTFNVPVKTNARQGSGEFWEKMGFEAVTYHPERDRGENPYVWYPDGVSEQE from the coding sequence ATGGTAGACTTGACAGTACGTCCACTTGTAATTAATTACAAAACTCTCGAAGAGTTTAAGAAATTTAAAGAGTTTGGTATTCAGGAGCTATCAATGATGGAGGATTTGCAAGATAACATCATCGAAAATGATAGTGAATCACCATTCTACGGTATTTATTTCGGAGATACTCTAGTCGCGAGAATGAGTCTGTATAGAATCGATGGAAAATACGACCGTTATTTTGATCCACCACAGGATTATCTCGAACTATGGAAACTTGAGGTGCTTCCTCAATATCATAATCGCAGCTACGGTTCATCCCTGGTCAATTTTGCAAAAACCTTCAATGTCCCTGTTAAAACGAATGCAAGACAGGGATCGGGTGAGTTCTGGGAAAAGATGGGCTTCGAGGCTGTTACGTATCACCCAGAACGTGATCGAGGTGAAAATCCATATGTGTGGTATCCAGATGGCGTATCAGAGCAGGAGTAG
- a CDS encoding acetyl-CoA carboxylase biotin carboxylase subunit: MKKILIANRGEIAERIIRTCSRLGIETVAVYSSADKELPYVKQATHSYDIGDPPAVKSYLNQKEIVKVAQQEKVDAIHPGYGFLSENASFVRKVEEMGISFIGPSADVVEAMGDKITARKTMVEAGVPVVPGSTEIENVTGAISYANEIGYPIMLKAAAGGGGIGMQRCENDQELEKAFASSQNRAKAYFGNGAMFVEKFIDHARHIEVQIVGDSHGNIVHLYERDCSIQRRNQKVVEETPSPFLSSSTRTKIGEAAIKAARHVKYQNAGTVEFVVDENENFYFLEMNTRLQVEHPITEETIGVDLVEWQLLITEGKELPLRQEEIFPSGHSMEFRLYAEDPHTFMPSPGKIETLDFPKMDLVRIDSGYESGSSVSPFYDPMIAKVIISGTARDETIKTAQDFFDQFSLTGIKHNGPLFTELLRDENFKKGEYSTSYLAKKLVHKK, encoded by the coding sequence GTGAAAAAAATCCTGATTGCGAACCGAGGCGAAATCGCTGAACGAATTATAAGGACATGCAGTAGACTAGGAATTGAAACGGTCGCTGTTTATTCGAGTGCAGACAAAGAGCTTCCCTATGTTAAACAAGCAACACATTCATATGACATCGGAGATCCTCCTGCAGTGAAATCATACTTGAACCAGAAAGAAATAGTAAAGGTCGCTCAGCAAGAAAAGGTGGATGCCATTCACCCTGGTTATGGCTTTCTATCTGAAAATGCGTCATTTGTGAGAAAAGTTGAAGAAATGGGTATATCTTTTATCGGACCTTCAGCTGATGTGGTCGAAGCGATGGGAGATAAAATTACAGCACGAAAAACAATGGTAGAAGCCGGTGTACCGGTTGTGCCAGGAAGTACTGAAATAGAAAATGTCACAGGAGCAATTTCGTATGCAAACGAAATCGGGTATCCAATTATGCTAAAAGCTGCAGCTGGCGGTGGCGGAATAGGAATGCAGCGCTGTGAGAATGACCAGGAGCTTGAAAAGGCTTTTGCTTCCAGTCAAAACAGGGCAAAGGCTTATTTTGGTAATGGGGCCATGTTTGTTGAGAAATTCATTGATCATGCGAGACACATTGAAGTTCAAATTGTTGGAGACAGTCACGGAAACATTGTTCATCTCTATGAGCGAGATTGCTCCATACAACGAAGGAACCAGAAAGTTGTAGAGGAGACGCCTTCACCATTTCTATCATCGTCCACCCGAACGAAAATTGGAGAAGCTGCGATTAAAGCTGCAAGGCACGTTAAGTATCAAAATGCAGGTACAGTCGAATTTGTAGTAGATGAAAATGAAAATTTCTATTTCCTTGAAATGAATACACGATTACAAGTTGAACACCCAATAACCGAAGAAACCATTGGCGTCGATCTTGTTGAGTGGCAGCTATTGATTACAGAAGGAAAAGAGCTGCCGTTAAGACAGGAAGAGATTTTTCCATCAGGGCATAGTATGGAGTTCAGGTTATATGCAGAAGACCCACACACTTTCATGCCCTCTCCTGGGAAGATCGAGACGCTGGACTTTCCGAAGATGGATCTTGTTCGAATTGATTCCGGATATGAGAGTGGTTCGAGCGTATCTCCATTTTATGATCCTATGATTGCGAAAGTTATTATAAGTGGTACAGCGCGTGATGAGACAATCAAAACAGCTCAGGACTTTTTCGATCAGTTTTCACTAACTGGCATTAAACATAATGGGCCATTATTTACAGAGCTGCTTAGGGATGAGAACTTCAAGAAAGGCGAGTACTCGACCTCCTATTTAGCTAAGAAACTCGTTCATAAAAAATAA
- a CDS encoding nucleotidyltransferase — protein sequence MKTAGVIVEYNPFHNGHLYHLNETKRTTGADIVIAVMSGSFLQRGEPSLVDKWTRTRMALMNGVDIVIELPYVYATQKAEIFARGAVSLLSSLGVDELCFGSESGTIEEFLDTISFINNHEQHYNERIKYYMGKGNSYPKATSLAFQSLDGHEQVLDLSQPNNILGYHYVKAIDSQKSPMKPSTILRTKAGYHDQNLADTKIASATGIRHELITKGSSLKSVNAYVPPATFDELNFFQKTYKTFHAWHRVFHHLRYKLLTASKEELSLIYEAEEGLENRLVTVAKTAHTFPAFMEAVKTKRYTWTRIQRFALHILTNTSKEEMKPVLSETAPYIRLLGMSQAGRSYLNEKKGDLPVPLVSNINQFEHPFLSIERRVSQVYALGFSGEHQETFLQKEHKSAPIMI from the coding sequence ATGAAAACTGCTGGTGTTATTGTTGAGTATAATCCGTTTCACAATGGACATTTGTATCATTTAAATGAAACGAAAAGAACGACAGGGGCTGATATTGTCATTGCTGTAATGAGTGGTTCCTTTCTTCAACGAGGAGAACCCTCCCTAGTTGATAAATGGACGAGAACAAGGATGGCCTTAATGAATGGTGTTGACATTGTGATTGAGCTTCCATATGTGTATGCTACCCAGAAAGCAGAAATCTTTGCGCGAGGCGCAGTTTCTCTTCTTTCTTCACTTGGTGTAGATGAGCTATGCTTTGGAAGTGAATCAGGAACGATCGAGGAATTCCTTGATACGATTTCGTTTATTAATAACCATGAGCAACACTACAATGAACGAATTAAATACTATATGGGAAAAGGCAATAGTTATCCGAAAGCAACATCACTTGCTTTTCAAAGTCTCGATGGACATGAACAGGTCCTCGATTTATCACAGCCTAATAATATTCTAGGTTATCACTATGTGAAAGCGATTGACTCCCAGAAGTCCCCCATGAAACCTTCGACGATTTTGCGGACGAAAGCAGGATACCATGATCAAAATCTGGCTGATACCAAAATCGCAAGCGCCACAGGCATCCGACATGAACTGATTACGAAAGGAAGTTCTCTTAAGAGTGTGAACGCTTATGTTCCACCCGCTACCTTTGATGAGCTGAACTTTTTTCAAAAGACTTATAAAACTTTTCATGCCTGGCACAGAGTCTTTCATCATCTAAGATATAAATTATTAACAGCATCAAAAGAAGAACTTTCACTCATTTACGAAGCTGAAGAAGGTCTTGAAAACCGTCTAGTAACGGTTGCTAAAACCGCCCACACCTTCCCAGCCTTTATGGAAGCAGTTAAAACAAAGCGGTATACATGGACACGCATTCAACGGTTTGCCCTTCATATTCTAACGAATACATCGAAGGAAGAAATGAAGCCAGTGCTTAGTGAGACAGCCCCTTACATCAGATTACTTGGTATGTCTCAAGCTGGAAGATCCTATTTAAATGAGAAGAAAGGTGATCTTCCTGTTCCACTAGTCTCGAATATCAACCAGTTTGAACACCCTTTCCTTTCCATTGAGCGCCGTGTGAGTCAAGTTTATGCACTGGGTTTTTCAGGAGAGCATCAGGAAACTTTTCTTCAAAAAGAGCACAAATCAGCTCCCATTATGATTTAA
- a CDS encoding RsfA family transcriptional regulator: MVPIRQDAWSKDEDILLAEVVLRHIREASTQLAAFEEVGKTLSRTPAACGFRWNSLIRKQYEAAIALAKKQRKEQKKHQPVQKSEAKEGGSSLELLNDAINLLLQTKARFAESNEREQALKESLEENLQLKQHLHELEKEYMIVQEDYQSLLGIMEKARKMVVFQEEDQGSLRFQMDANGNLEKVKK, from the coding sequence TTGGTACCAATTCGCCAGGATGCATGGTCAAAGGACGAGGATATTTTGCTTGCTGAAGTAGTTTTACGACATATACGTGAGGCGAGTACACAGCTAGCAGCTTTTGAAGAAGTGGGAAAGACACTATCTCGTACACCAGCGGCCTGTGGCTTTAGGTGGAATTCGCTTATTCGGAAACAGTATGAAGCTGCTATTGCTCTTGCAAAAAAGCAGCGAAAAGAACAAAAGAAACATCAACCAGTGCAAAAAAGCGAAGCGAAAGAAGGCGGAAGTAGTCTCGAGTTACTAAATGACGCTATTAATCTTCTCCTGCAAACAAAAGCACGTTTTGCTGAATCGAATGAACGTGAACAAGCATTAAAAGAATCGCTTGAAGAAAACCTGCAGTTAAAGCAACACCTTCATGAGCTAGAGAAAGAATATATGATTGTACAGGAAGATTATCAATCTCTACTAGGAATTATGGAAAAAGCTCGGAAGATGGTTGTTTTCCAGGAAGAGGATCAGGGAAGTCTTCGCTTCCAAATGGATGCAAATGGTAATCTTGAGAAAGTAAAGAAATAG
- a CDS encoding acyl-CoA carboxylase subunit beta, which produces MNHLEELLQTKATEIASGGAEKYHQKLKETNKLFVRDRLKLLFDNGQYIEDGKFANNHAKDLPADGVVTAIGKVNGEKVCVMANDSTVKAGSWGARTVEKIIRIQETAMSLKVPLLYLVDSAGARITDQLEMFPNRRGAGRIFHNQVKMSGMVPQVCLLFGPSAAGGAYIPAFCDIVVMVDKNASMYLGSPRMAEKVIGERVTLEQMGGARMHCTTSGCGDVLAENEEHAIKLGRAYLGYFPGNFHKRTPKLEGQLPSLEKSITDIVPENQNAPFNMYDLIDALVDGESFFEMKKLFAPELITGFARIDGRVVGLIANQPKVKGGVLFVDSADKGAKFIQLCDAYHIPLIFLADVPGFMIGTKVESAGIIRHGAKLVAAMSSATVPKISVVVRKAYGAGLYAMAGPAFEPDCCIALPTAQIAVMGPEAAVNAVYANKINAIEDPKERMEYVKEKHQEYKEHIDIYKLASELIVDDIVPGSELREVLVDRLSYYESKEVAAPSKKHPVYPV; this is translated from the coding sequence ATGAATCATCTTGAAGAACTTCTGCAAACAAAAGCGACAGAAATTGCTTCTGGTGGTGCAGAGAAATACCACCAGAAGCTTAAAGAAACAAATAAGCTTTTCGTACGTGATCGTTTAAAACTGTTATTTGATAACGGCCAGTATATAGAAGATGGGAAATTTGCCAATAACCATGCTAAGGATCTTCCAGCTGATGGGGTTGTAACTGCAATTGGGAAAGTGAATGGTGAGAAAGTGTGCGTCATGGCGAATGACTCTACTGTCAAAGCCGGTTCATGGGGAGCAAGAACAGTAGAGAAAATAATCCGTATTCAAGAAACAGCGATGAGTTTAAAAGTTCCTCTTCTCTACCTGGTGGATTCAGCTGGAGCGAGAATTACAGACCAGCTTGAAATGTTCCCGAATCGACGTGGAGCAGGAAGAATTTTTCATAATCAGGTTAAAATGTCTGGAATGGTGCCACAGGTGTGTCTGTTGTTTGGACCTTCTGCAGCAGGTGGTGCGTACATACCAGCGTTTTGTGACATTGTCGTCATGGTCGATAAAAATGCATCCATGTACCTCGGCTCGCCACGAATGGCTGAAAAGGTTATCGGGGAAAGAGTAACGCTTGAACAGATGGGCGGAGCAAGAATGCATTGCACTACGAGCGGTTGCGGTGATGTTCTAGCGGAAAATGAAGAGCATGCAATTAAACTTGGAAGAGCTTATTTAGGTTATTTTCCGGGCAATTTCCACAAACGAACGCCGAAATTAGAAGGGCAATTGCCTTCACTTGAAAAATCGATTACAGATATTGTACCTGAGAATCAGAATGCGCCATTTAATATGTACGATCTCATTGATGCCCTTGTTGATGGAGAAAGTTTTTTTGAGATGAAGAAGCTATTTGCTCCAGAATTAATTACCGGATTTGCAAGGATTGATGGACGAGTTGTTGGATTGATCGCAAACCAGCCTAAAGTAAAGGGTGGCGTCCTGTTTGTTGATTCCGCCGACAAAGGAGCTAAATTTATTCAGCTTTGTGATGCGTATCATATCCCACTTATTTTCCTAGCGGATGTGCCTGGATTTATGATTGGAACGAAGGTAGAGAGCGCGGGTATCATTCGGCATGGTGCAAAATTGGTGGCAGCCATGAGCTCTGCCACGGTTCCGAAAATTTCTGTTGTCGTTAGAAAAGCATATGGCGCAGGTTTATATGCGATGGCAGGACCGGCGTTTGAACCTGACTGCTGCATTGCGCTCCCGACTGCACAGATTGCTGTTATGGGACCTGAAGCGGCTGTGAATGCGGTTTATGCGAATAAGATCAATGCAATCGAAGACCCTAAAGAACGGATGGAGTATGTCAAAGAGAAGCATCAGGAATATAAAGAGCATATCGATATCTATAAGCTTGCTTCAGAGCTTATCGTGGACGACATTGTCCCGGGAAGTGAGCTTCGAGAGGTGCTCGTTGATCGCCTTTCTTATTACGAATCAAAAGAAGTAGCAGCTCCTAGTAAGAAGCATCCAGTTTATCCTGTATAA
- a CDS encoding SepM family pheromone-processing serine protease, whose protein sequence is MNRSTRKFTFGWVIILVIVAAITFIDLPYYVTTPGEARQLDDVVSVEGGSADGGEFMLTTVRVGEANVIQYVWAQFNEYHELIAEEMIKREEETDEEYHQRQLEVMAGSQASATIVAYQAAGKEITITKDGVLVTGIIEGMPADGKLELGDLIVKVNGETVEETEQLLELLGQYSESDTVTLTIKRVGEEQEVELGFQAFPEPYNTEDGKVGVGITGPVTATTIETDPELKIDTDQIGGPSAGLMFSLEIYNQLTEEDWTKGYEIAGTGTINEDGEVGPIGGIKQKIVAADGSGAEIFFAPVAHSNYDDAMEAADDIKTEMKIVPVETFQDAVDYLKQLKVK, encoded by the coding sequence ATGAACCGAAGCACCAGGAAATTTACATTTGGATGGGTCATTATACTCGTCATTGTAGCTGCGATAACATTTATTGACCTGCCTTACTATGTAACGACCCCGGGTGAGGCAAGGCAGCTTGATGATGTGGTTAGTGTAGAAGGTGGATCCGCTGATGGCGGGGAATTCATGTTAACGACAGTGAGAGTTGGAGAAGCAAACGTTATTCAATACGTCTGGGCTCAATTCAATGAATACCATGAATTGATTGCCGAAGAAATGATCAAGCGTGAAGAAGAAACGGATGAAGAATATCATCAGCGCCAGCTGGAGGTAATGGCTGGATCACAGGCAAGCGCTACGATTGTTGCGTACCAGGCTGCAGGTAAAGAGATTACCATTACAAAGGATGGTGTACTCGTAACAGGTATTATCGAAGGAATGCCTGCTGATGGAAAATTAGAATTAGGTGACCTCATTGTAAAAGTAAATGGAGAGACCGTGGAGGAAACGGAGCAGCTTCTTGAATTACTTGGACAGTATAGTGAATCAGATACAGTCACTTTGACAATCAAGCGTGTAGGGGAAGAACAAGAAGTTGAACTTGGTTTCCAGGCCTTCCCTGAGCCTTACAATACGGAAGATGGAAAAGTTGGAGTTGGCATAACAGGTCCTGTTACTGCGACAACGATTGAAACCGATCCTGAACTAAAAATAGACACCGATCAAATTGGTGGTCCTTCCGCTGGTTTGATGTTCTCTCTTGAGATTTACAATCAGCTAACCGAAGAAGACTGGACCAAAGGATACGAAATAGCAGGAACAGGCACGATTAATGAAGATGGAGAAGTTGGCCCAATTGGCGGCATTAAACAAAAAATTGTGGCTGCAGATGGATCCGGTGCTGAAATCTTCTTTGCTCCTGTTGCTCATTCTAATTACGATGATGCCATGGAAGCTGCAGATGACATTAAAACCGAAATGAAGATAGTACCGGTTGAAACTTTTCAAGATGCTGTTGATTATTTAAAGCAGCTTAAAGTGAAATAG
- a CDS encoding YceD family protein gives MKWSIEQLKSYKLKGLTIDEEVNVEELKERNPDIREITPVHVTGETSFHGNKVTFHLTVKGKMVLPCANTLEDVDFPFVLRPIETFVLEANTSGVDFEDEDEEIHQVSGNTVDLVPYIKENILLEIPIRVVKYSSESEEMPRKSGNGWEVVTQEKPKEKVDPRMAGLADFFNNENEDK, from the coding sequence ATGAAATGGTCAATTGAACAATTGAAGTCCTATAAGCTAAAAGGCCTTACAATTGACGAAGAAGTTAATGTAGAGGAACTAAAGGAACGTAATCCAGATATACGTGAGATTACGCCAGTTCACGTTACCGGTGAAACATCATTTCACGGTAATAAAGTTACTTTTCACTTAACAGTGAAAGGCAAAATGGTACTTCCTTGTGCCAACACGCTCGAAGATGTGGATTTTCCTTTCGTTCTTCGCCCAATCGAAACATTTGTGCTTGAAGCAAACACAAGTGGAGTTGATTTTGAAGACGAAGATGAAGAAATTCATCAAGTTTCGGGAAATACGGTTGACTTAGTTCCGTATATTAAGGAAAATATACTTTTGGAGATTCCGATTCGAGTGGTGAAATATAGCTCTGAATCAGAAGAAATGCCAAGAAAATCCGGTAATGGATGGGAAGTTGTTACGCAAGAGAAGCCGAAAGAAAAGGTGGATCCTCGCATGGCCGGTTTAGCTGATTTTTTCAATAATGAAAATGAGGATAAATAA
- a CDS encoding biotin/lipoyl-binding carrier protein — protein sequence MQEIKASMAGTVLNVMVGEGDSVTSGQELVMLESMKMEIPIEGVEEGTVAEVKVAVGDFVNEGDVLVTIK from the coding sequence ATGCAAGAAATTAAAGCATCTATGGCAGGGACAGTATTAAACGTTATGGTGGGAGAAGGAGATTCTGTTACATCTGGACAGGAATTGGTGATGCTTGAATCTATGAAAATGGAAATTCCAATTGAAGGTGTGGAAGAAGGAACGGTTGCTGAAGTGAAAGTGGCTGTTGGAGATTTTGTTAACGAAGGCGATGTACTCGTTACCATTAAGTAG